The Hydrogenimonas thermophila genome includes the window AGATTCGATCTCTTCATCATTAAATGTTTGAGGTGAAAAGATCGCCTTTACTGCATTTTTTGCTAAAGCTTTGTGACGATCATCTAATGGAATTGCCTCAATATCACTCATCGACTCTTCAATCTCATCTTTAGTGTAGCCTTTAGATAAAAGGAGTTTGGTATTAAATAGTTGGCAATAGCTAAATCCCTCTCTTTTTGCAATATAGAGACGCAAAAATGCAAATAGATTAGGATCTATGCTTTTATGATTTGAGAGATAAACAATTTCATCAAAAAAGATTTTAAATCGTTCTGGATTGACTACTGCAAAGATCTCAAAGTGTGGCGGTACAGTGCCAAATTGGATCTTTACTTCTTCAATCAACTTTTTTGATAATTCAGATGCTTGAATAGATATAGACATAATTACTCCTTTACTAGACTTATTGGTCTAGTAACATTATAGGAAGATTAGCCTTATATACTCATTAGACTTATTGGTCTAATTAATGTAAAGTTTTATAAAGTTTCATATGATCTAAAAGAGATTTTATATGAGCATCGAAGGATTCTAAAGATGATAAAGATGGAGATAGTGAGAGTTCTCCCCAAGTAGATGTGATGAAAAACCTTGCCATCTTGTCTGTATCAAAAGAGTGAAACTCACCTTTTTCAATACCTTGTACAAAAAGAGTTGAGAGGTTCTCTACAAAATGGTTAAAGGCTTCATTTAAAACTTTTTCAAATTTGCTATCTAATGGTGCCATCTCTACAATCAAACGATGAAGAGGACAACCATTCTGAATGAGTAAATCGTGGCTCTTCATCTTTTCAAAGACTCTCTCTAAACATTGAGTTACAGACTCCCCATCATTAAGTGTAAAATCAAAAAACTGCTCCAATTTAGGAATAATTCTCTCTTTTACAACAGATAAGACAAGCTCTTTTTTAGATGGAAAAAAGTGATACAAACTCCCCTTTGGTACACCAGCCTCTTTTAAAATAGCATTGACTGAAGCACCGTGATAACCTTTTTTGTAAACCTCTAAAAAAGCTGTATCAAGAAGTTTATTGCGTGTATCATTGTCTTGTAGTAGATTATCTTTCATATTCATTATATCTCTTTAACTGAATTAAAAAGAGTAATCATCTAAAATATCATATAGATGATCTCTATACATATTATTGTGTTTATCGACAATGTCAATAGCTTCTTGAAATTTATTTCTCTTATCCTCTAAAGGTAGTTCTACTTTTTTCAATAACGCCAATGATTTGTCAAGATGCATAGCACATTTATTTTCTATAGCTTCATCACTAATACCAAACATATCAATATAAACAACATAAGCTTCAAAAACATAAAAGTGTAGCTCCATCATGCCAAATTCATCCAAACCAGCCTTTTTAGCCTGAGTTAAAACTCTATTGACATCTTTTGCAACTATAAGCTTTGGTGGAGTACTTTCAAATCTATCATATGTTAATCTCTCAAGATCATTTAAATATGGCTCTATATTTGCACCAAAAAGACGTTGTTCTAAAAAACGTTTTGTCTCATTTGAAAATCTATAAAGATCGCCAATCAGTTTCTCCTGCTCCCTTGGTGACAACAATGCAAATTTACTTTTTATATCTTTAAGCGTAACCTTTGCCATCTACTCTTCCTTACTTTTAATGAAGTCCATTTTCAGCTCTTAATCTTCTCATTGTTTAAAACTCCCCTCTTTCTGCTCTCTATAACTCTCAATATCAAGACTTACCAGATTGGAATCTTTACCATCTTTGTTATAGACAAAGTGAATCGATTTGACAAAAGGCTCTATAACGTGGATCTTCTGTTTTGGGGTAACAACTAAAAGTTGCAGATCAAGCTTTTTAAACAGCTCCAAAGCATAACGGGCGCTTGTGTCACTTCCTTTACCAAATGCCTCATCGATCATTGCAAACCTGAAGGTTCGGCTCTTTACATTGGTGTCGATCAGACCAAACTGATAAGCAAGAGCCGATGCAAGAACAGTATAGGCAAGTTTCTCTTTCTGTCCACCACTTTTACCGGCACTATCGGCATAATACTCTTTTACCGTTTCATCACTCACATAACGCTCAACTGCCCCAAAAGTGAACCAGTTACGTACATCTATCACCTTTTTACGCCACTTAGCATCGATATCAACAAACCCCTTACGACCGGCAAAACGCTCTATAAGATCCTTCATCATTATAAATTTCTCTTCACTAAAACCACTCTCATCATCTCTATCTAT containing:
- a CDS encoding TetR/AcrR family transcriptional regulator, whose product is MNMKDNLLQDNDTRNKLLDTAFLEVYKKGYHGASVNAILKEAGVPKGSLYHFFPSKKELVLSVVKERIIPKLEQFFDFTLNDGESVTQCLERVFEKMKSHDLLIQNGCPLHRLIVEMAPLDSKFEKVLNEAFNHFVENLSTLFVQGIEKGEFHSFDTDKMARFFITSTWGELSLSPSLSSLESFDAHIKSLLDHMKLYKTLH